In Capricornis sumatraensis isolate serow.1 chromosome 18, serow.2, whole genome shotgun sequence, one genomic interval encodes:
- the TMEM267 gene encoding transmembrane protein 267 gives MASETEKTHALLQSCSTESLLSSLGLGLFCAVADRLLQFPIIQQNAWLRALADNSVHCVIGMWSWAIVTGIRKKTDFGEIILAGFLASVIDIDHFLLSGSMSLKAALSLPRRPFLHCSTVIPTVVLTLKFTMHFFKLKDSWCFLPWMLFISWTSHHIRDGIRHGLWICPFGKTSPLPFWLYVIITSSLPHICSFVMYFTGTRQMMSSKHGIHIDV, from the exons ATGGCATCAGAGACTGAGAAGACTCATGCTCTACTCCAGTCGTGCAGCACTGAATCTCTTCTTTCCAGCCTTGGTCTGGGCTTATTCTGCGCAGTAGCTGACAGACTTCTTCAGTTTCCCATAATTCAACAAAATGCCTGGCTTCGTGCACTTGCAGATAATTCAGTACACTGCGTGATTGGCATGTGGTCATGGGCAATAGTCACTGGAATCAGGAAGAAGACTGACTTTGGAGAAATCATTTTAGCTGGGTTTTTAGCCTCTGTTATTGATATAGATCACTTTTTGCTATCTGGATCCATGTCTTTAAAG GCTGCTCTGAGTCTTCCACGACGCCCTTTCCTTCACTGTTCTACTGTGATACCCACTGTGGTTCTGACCCTAAAGTTTACAATGCACTTCTTCAAGCTCAAAGACTCATGGTGCTTTCTTCCCTGGATGTTGTTTATATCCTGGACCTCACACCACATCCGAGATGGAATTCGCCATGGCTTGTGGATATGCCCATTTGGAAAAACTTCTCCTTTGCCATTTTGGCTTTATGTAATAATCACATCATCTCTACCTCACATCTGTTCATTCGTTATGTATTTCACAGGGACCAGACAAATGATGTCTTCAAAACATGGAATTCATATTGATGTGTGA